In Gemmatimonadota bacterium, a single genomic region encodes these proteins:
- a CDS encoding NAD(P)-dependent oxidoreductase, translated as MMAPLDPPAPIPGRVAILGATGFIGRWVAEAVNRRGDQSLLLGRDVGALVAAYAGTGGADGGRRFAAVDAREPESLRPQLDDFAPSLILNLAGYGVDRGERDEETASLVNATLPRWLAEWAAESERAGAHVGSALEYGTATGDLCEDTVPAPTTLYGRTKLAGTDAVAEVGERAGARVMTARLFTVYGLGEHAGRLLPSIIEARQDGRTLPLTEGLQRRDFAYVEDVADGLLCLADAPTRAGEVGNLATGVLTTVREFAQIAAEVLGVASSQLQFGAVPVRAEEMAHEPVSIARLLALTGWRPEPSLPIGLARVRERLAERATR; from the coding sequence GTGATGGCTCCTCTCGATCCCCCAGCGCCCATCCCCGGGCGCGTCGCGATCCTCGGCGCGACTGGCTTCATCGGGCGCTGGGTCGCCGAGGCGGTGAACAGGCGTGGGGATCAATCGCTCCTGCTCGGCCGGGATGTTGGGGCGCTGGTCGCCGCGTACGCCGGCACCGGTGGCGCCGACGGTGGTCGACGCTTCGCCGCCGTCGATGCGCGTGAACCGGAGTCGCTGCGGCCTCAGCTCGACGACTTCGCGCCGTCGCTCATCCTCAACCTGGCGGGCTACGGAGTCGATCGGGGGGAGCGGGATGAGGAGACGGCGTCGCTGGTCAACGCGACACTGCCACGTTGGCTCGCCGAGTGGGCGGCCGAATCGGAGCGCGCCGGTGCGCACGTGGGGTCGGCGTTGGAGTACGGGACGGCGACCGGCGACCTATGCGAGGACACCGTTCCCGCACCAACGACGCTCTACGGCCGGACGAAGCTGGCGGGAACCGACGCGGTGGCCGAGGTGGGGGAGCGGGCAGGGGCACGTGTGATGACGGCGCGTCTCTTCACCGTGTACGGACTGGGGGAGCACGCCGGGCGTCTCCTGCCGTCGATCATCGAGGCGCGCCAGGACGGGCGTACGCTCCCCCTGACCGAGGGGCTGCAGCGTCGCGACTTCGCATACGTGGAAGACGTGGCCGACGGGCTGCTTTGCCTCGCCGATGCACCGACGCGAGCGGGCGAGGTGGGGAATCTCGCGACCGGCGTGCTCACCACGGTGCGGGAGTTCGCGCAGATCGCGGCCGAGGTGCTCGGCGTGGCGTCGTCACAGCTGCAATTCGGCGCCGTCCCCGTGCGTGCCGAGGAGATGGCACACGAGCCCGTGTCGATCGCGCGCCTGCTGGCGCTGACGGGCTGGCGCCCGGAGCCGTCGCTGCCGATCGGGCTGGCGCGGGTCCGCGAGCGCCTCGCCGAGCGCGCTACTCGATAG
- a CDS encoding glycosyltransferase family 2 protein, with translation MPAYNEEAIVGQTIRRVLGAFGNAGIPLQLVVVDNGSRDRTGEIIRQLAQEHPQITPVRVEKNVGYGSGILSGIPACVAPWVGVIPADGQVDAEDAVRLFEDAVASGLPVLAKARRRFRMDGPSRKVVSIAYNLFFRSLFPGVQSMDINGLPKLMPREVILRMELTSKQWLLDPEIMIKANYLGVRVLEYNCFARMRGNGLSHVKATTCWEFFAALLRFRFSGEFSAWRRRVGASPTLTAPEPTTRASLT, from the coding sequence ATGCCGGCCTACAACGAGGAGGCCATCGTCGGGCAGACGATCCGGCGGGTCCTCGGCGCGTTCGGCAATGCCGGGATCCCGCTGCAACTCGTCGTGGTCGACAACGGCTCGCGCGACCGGACCGGTGAGATCATCCGGCAGCTCGCGCAGGAACACCCGCAGATCACGCCGGTGCGCGTGGAGAAGAACGTCGGGTACGGCTCCGGGATTCTCTCCGGGATTCCGGCCTGCGTGGCGCCGTGGGTCGGGGTGATCCCGGCCGATGGCCAGGTCGACGCCGAGGATGCGGTGCGACTGTTCGAGGACGCGGTCGCGTCGGGGCTCCCGGTGCTGGCCAAGGCACGCCGCCGGTTTCGGATGGACGGGCCGTCGCGCAAGGTCGTCTCCATCGCCTACAACCTGTTCTTCCGGTCGCTCTTTCCGGGGGTACAGTCGATGGACATCAACGGGCTCCCGAAGCTCATGCCGCGCGAGGTGATCCTGCGCATGGAGCTGACGTCGAAGCAGTGGCTGCTGGACCCGGAGATCATGATCAAGGCGAACTACCTGGGCGTTCGCGTGCTCGAGTACAACTGCTTTGCGCGCATGCGCGGCAACGGGCTGTCGCACGTGAAGGCGACGACCTGCTGGGAATTCTTCGCGGCGCTCCTACGCTTCCGATTCTCCGGCGAGTTCTCCGCCTGGCGTCGCCGCGTGGGCGCATCGCCCACGCTCACCGCTCCCGAGCCGACGACGCGCGCGTCGCTGACCTGA
- a CDS encoding sulfatase-like hydrolase/transferase, with the protein MPTIQSPYKVSLDVLWLAPLVNAVIFGVIALVLSLVAPALRRRLGGKVDVLLVGTLVFGAVAVPAITLKVLYFPSALMLALGAAVIVTRANAPRFIAASATLSRRAIALPVLVACIALAIKGGVRLREGRVVGALPAAVAGARNVVILVLDTVRRDRFARAGQESLTPNIDRFASQGTWYANAWSTTSWSLPSQASILTGQHTFTHGADWPGIGMSRAVSTLPEFLGARGYATGAFSGNVAWIVPEHLGRGFARFDAYRPIDIIRRLAAYRVAQPVIEAFGYRDSGYGKQAPTVRAQFLDFIDDHRDRPFFAYICLMDVNQAMHRRKLSHPAWTPEPPASEIMGEYDRALRQADGEVETLLEALRTRGVLDNTIVAIVSDHGESFGAAQTDDHDPVGHGTSLYPEQTRVPMWVVLPKGERAAATVDQPVSIRAIAATITQSLGLADAGVFGTSLPVARAGGAAPVRDPGASALITLRYDGRHDDAIVREPLFLFRKGSEPGKPTEFYDLSSDPLTKRALPPDARSAALLAHMDAQLPPAPKP; encoded by the coding sequence GTGCCCACGATCCAGTCGCCGTACAAGGTCTCGCTGGACGTGCTCTGGCTCGCCCCGCTCGTGAACGCGGTGATCTTCGGGGTCATCGCACTCGTCCTGTCGCTCGTGGCGCCTGCGCTGCGGCGGCGACTGGGGGGCAAGGTCGACGTACTGTTGGTCGGGACGCTCGTCTTCGGCGCGGTCGCCGTTCCTGCGATTACGCTCAAGGTGCTGTATTTCCCAAGCGCCCTGATGCTCGCGCTTGGCGCCGCCGTCATCGTGACCCGAGCCAACGCGCCGCGCTTCATCGCCGCATCGGCGACGCTATCGCGACGCGCGATCGCACTCCCGGTGCTGGTGGCGTGCATCGCCCTGGCCATCAAGGGCGGGGTCCGTCTTCGGGAGGGCCGTGTGGTCGGCGCGCTTCCAGCCGCCGTCGCCGGCGCCCGGAATGTCGTGATCCTCGTCCTGGACACCGTGCGGCGCGACCGATTTGCCCGCGCGGGACAGGAGAGCCTTACTCCCAACATCGACCGCTTCGCCTCGCAAGGCACCTGGTACGCGAATGCCTGGTCGACGACCTCGTGGTCGCTGCCGTCGCAGGCGTCGATCCTCACAGGCCAGCACACGTTCACGCACGGTGCCGACTGGCCCGGCATCGGGATGAGTCGCGCCGTGAGCACGCTCCCGGAATTCCTTGGCGCACGCGGGTACGCCACCGGCGCCTTCTCGGGCAACGTCGCGTGGATCGTTCCCGAGCACCTGGGGCGCGGCTTTGCGCGGTTTGACGCCTATCGCCCCATCGACATCATCCGCCGCCTCGCCGCGTACCGCGTCGCCCAGCCGGTGATCGAAGCGTTCGGCTATCGCGACTCGGGATACGGCAAGCAGGCTCCCACGGTGCGCGCGCAGTTCCTCGACTTCATCGACGATCATCGCGACCGTCCCTTCTTCGCGTACATCTGCCTGATGGACGTGAATCAGGCGATGCACCGCCGCAAGCTCTCGCATCCGGCCTGGACGCCGGAGCCACCGGCGAGCGAGATCATGGGCGAGTACGATCGCGCGTTGCGACAGGCCGATGGCGAAGTGGAAACGCTGCTCGAGGCGCTGCGCACGCGAGGAGTGCTCGACAACACGATCGTCGCCATCGTCTCCGATCACGGCGAGTCGTTTGGCGCCGCGCAAACCGACGACCACGATCCCGTCGGGCATGGCACCAGCCTGTATCCCGAGCAGACGCGCGTCCCGATGTGGGTGGTGCTCCCGAAGGGCGAGCGCGCTGCGGCCACGGTCGACCAGCCGGTGAGCATTCGCGCGATCGCCGCCACCATCACGCAGTCGCTCGGCCTCGCCGACGCCGGCGTCTTCGGCACGTCGCTCCCGGTGGCGCGCGCCGGCGGCGCCGCGCCGGTTCGCGACCCCGGCGCCTCGGCGCTGATCACGCTGCGCTACGACGGGCGCCACGACGACGCGATCGTGCGCGAGCCGCTGTTCCTCTTCCGAAAGGGGAGCGAACCGGGGAAGCCGACGGAGTTCTACGACCTGTCGTCCGACCCGTTGACCAAGCGCGCGCTGCCGCCGGACGCACGAAGCGCAGCACTCCTCGCGCACATGGACGCGCAGCTCCCGCCGGCACCCAAGCCCTAG